In one window of Plasmodium berghei ANKA genome assembly, chromosome: 14 DNA:
- a CDS encoding Maf-like protein, putative: MECSSVIGLGNILEDEKKCLILLASKSPRRIELMRLTGIKNMYICESGFEENLDKKSFPTAEEYVKENALRKGFNVAEHIWFNNNKTDDKDKNEKNYKQNDNNFVENDLKKNNNTDQTYNYQIKSINSYYNPLPNIIISCDTIVTLNNEIIEKPLDKNDAHKILTKLSNNTHCVYTAVCIFMYKTKTPITFVEKTNVYFDNLHEHDILEYIKTKEPYDKAGAYSIQGLGSQFIKKIDGCYYNVMGLPVHKLSKTLAKLFIENKILY, translated from the coding sequence atggAATGCTCGAGTGTTATAGGGTTGGGAAATATTTTagaagatgaaaaaaaatgtttaatattattagcTAGTAAATCCCCTAGGAGAATAGAGTTAATGCGATTAAcaggaataaaaaatatgtatatttgcGAATCCGGATTTGAAGAAAATTTAGATAAAAAATCGTTTCCCACTGCTGAAGAATATGTTAAAGAGAATGCCTTGAGAAAAGGATTTAATGTAGCAGAGCATATTTGgtttaataataacaaaaccGATGATAaggataaaaatgaaaaaaattataaacaaaatgataataattttgttgaaaatgatctaaaaaaaaacaataatacaGATCAGACTTATaattatcaaataaaatcTATTAATAGCTATTATAATCCATTAcctaatataattatttcttGTGATACTATTGTTacattaaataatgaaataatagaaaagcctttggataaaaatgatgctcataaaatattaacaaagCTATCAAATAATACTCATTGTGTATATACAGCTGTGtgcatatttatgtataaaacTAAGACACCTATTACATTTGTTGAAAAAACCaatgtatattttgataatttacATGAGCATGATATtttagaatatataaaaacaaaagagCCATATGATAAAGCTGGTGCTTATTCAATTCAAGGACTAGGAAGtcaatttattaaaaaaattgatggATGTTATTATAATGTTATGGGGTTACCTGTACATAAATTATCCAAAACATTggcaaaattatttattgaaaataaaattttatattaa
- a CDS encoding ankyrin-repeat protein, putative, with protein sequence MSSKIWKIIMKDDLPKFEQILKEEDVNLNEYNKEGLTLLLYGIEKGSIECCNYLINDQNVNIFLKDKKTKENALMKCMVIGHDIINISKLLIEKNINVNEKNRDGKTSLHIACEHNYLKGIELLLKNKADINAIDIQNNTPLITSIKRNNEEAARLLIEKNADINVKDKNMNSVLHICAKEHLCNVAQLILETKKVDIKNCINKENNSPLHIAAKENLKNLCDLFLKYNFDETLKNNNNETYNDILKKHEEIASHKNEEKEKVYKEKELRKRKNYEQEMLKTDVSNFLKLYNLESLAPKFYKHNYIYVDQAFLQIQTIALKKMNISKDERKLFYEAIDKYYEQNEKEKNERDLEYQRLLEEQKKTKMLKYVAHVVLLIFIFLFIYSIFISIKRRRQIFF encoded by the coding sequence ATGAGTTCTAAGATatggaaaattataatgaaagATGATTTACCCAAATTtgaacaaattttaaaagaagAAGATGTAAATTTAAACGAATATAACAAAGAAGGGTTGActttgttattatatggCATTGAAAAGGGGAGCATTGAATGTTgcaattatttaataaatgatcaaaatgtaaatatatttttaaaagataaaaagaCCAAAGAAAATGCATTGATGAAATGTATGGTTATTGGACacgatataataaatataagtaagctattaattgaaaaaaatattaatgtgaatgaaaaaaacagaGATGGGAAAACTAGTTTGCATATAGCTTGCgaacataattatttaaaaggCATTGAattgttattaaaaaataaagctGATATAAATGCAATAGATATCCAAAATAATACACCATTAATAACATCCATCAAAAGAAACAATGAGGAGGCTGCTCGATTACTAATTGAAAAGAATGCAGATATTAATGTAAAGgacaaaaatatgaattcaGTTTTACATATTTGTGCTAAAGAACATTTATGTAATGTAGCTCAATTAATACtagaaacaaaaaaagtagatataaaaaattgtataaataaagaaaataattcgCCTTTACATATCGCAGCTAAAGAAAACttgaaaaatttatgtgatttatttttaaaatacaattttgacgaaacattaaaaaataataataatgaaacatataatgatattttaaaaaaacatgaaGAAATTGCTTCccataaaaatgaagaaaaagaaaaagtatataaagaaaaagaattacgaaaaagaaaaaattatgaacagGAAATGTTAAAAACGGACGTatctaattttttaaaattatataatttagaaAGTTTAGCTCCCAAATTTTACAAGCAcaattacatatatgttGATCAAGCTTTCTTACAAATTCAAACTATCgcactaaaaaaaatgaacataAGTAAAGACGAAAGGAAATTATTTTACGAGGCTattgataaatattatgaacaaaatgaaaaagagaaaaatgaaagagATTTGGAATATCAGCGACTGTTAGAagagcaaaaaaaaacgaaaatgttaaaatacGTGGCTCATGTCGTATTgcttatattcatttttctatttatatatagtatatttatatcgATAAAACGACGTAggcaaatatttttttag
- a CDS encoding telomerase reverse transcriptase translates to MFSNMSDDISIESSYLKNIFKSTDKKIKLFKLYLEKKLNINSYSLGEFSLKHDEKFRRIFFSNILKEHIITKRKKDRLYIVNEVVINKDFFQNYFYFQYFLQNVLLFEDLRLKKIENNLNKDVFFKEKKSSLINWKQCFSHIKKKLNEKGVDKKSKIYKNSVLLFNSTKFSYEDQNCCDYFYSLKVWDIFFNYVSFDFLNYLLSNTLIFISDFFFINSNELLPIQTSFFITLSHIELKWKGNKELEKKIILKKKKLFYNTKQIKIIYKSNSTQNVNIQKKNTNQTHLTKEPETTETTNLVSQKNNSDIHAPNERDNNMTILNNSKNKRVNEKRDNEIDNMRKSKKIKTFHNSIEIKESKSLMCSEKYIDKLKHLKKIYKYLLKKKSNKTYFKIHDSHSYIRYLYLIQCSGGILKNDCLEEMKEIIKKKKEILRNEKKNKNIQNHIIKVIKKDQIIEIENNGLHKIDTNQKIEIKKKKLPNIYFFHNNDKNENRHFNNVTDSLNMCDYEMGTEKETKMLNDKKKWNKIIINRNNILQHNTTNKYKNFLFNKNMIFDKLENLPLFIYHLLNYICTSNQKYFFHNNFIDEYKQKILKQIKCNTKKNDISHFVYKKENTKTCNVVKEGNNNKEKNIYFRIKKTKILKYIYYHFSEFLNNVRNTKFEKIYNKHFPKKIMKNKIAKIFKTIKSIIIKKFHIINVRKNRKFIKQKIYDYFFKNCDFLSFSFKTYKVIDFIVHVTKKCVPVKLLGSRYNFKIFLNNVKKFILLNYKESFSMDQIMKHVKVKNIFKKQKNNIEKRKNADKNKKNIPDKSNIITPLSNILMEPFQKDISKCSSYNLYEHKKTNDDKQNRFMNYSSKNISLFQELKRKYFDKKKKIILAIQKRHFLSRLIYFIFNYFIMPLMRNFFFLTKSEHTIYRTIIFDRKLWNYFTKISNFCLYHQNFRNKKIKKIKETKPKQVHQLLKKQGIEQHLNRFKLLKKKKNISFKGNNSIHFVKSIGNKETGKDKHTKDTLFKDKIIKKGSTIMCKEVGKVKKEKKERMPECKKINNLYKIKVLNKKNVRPYLKKFYYKIRKKYFSLKKYYIKTNKNMIPTMLRKYKEYINYTNDKKFLLIYMGKRFFKKKKVNYIKLFYKLVIKIEKKINKMQCKNSVKRKRKISEIEHMEIKSKKRSVSCIVSNPDQVHNQKKRGGRELNTKIIGKRKRSDNNNNNNNGNNNNNNNGEKNVPQNAVFSDNKINMKKIYMHKIKNMIEKRNFLLKLNCINNFFSKKLRINWIPKKKGLRPLINLSTLNIPESVKARVTEILKNKKSSEFYYHNILENLERKREKNNPLRKKKYNRKNYNPVSLNNICKFSLKCLGNARSNNSCLFKNTLTKTNEIELKLKNWLEDIKNCFYRKKIYRKYIKNKLRNNKIIYAYICVGDFSNCYEHINHNYLFKFLKLFFDEVSNFEFVYLFKRSFRLYNKTINNSLLSYYPVNVKHFGMHYIRNLREVIIKSNKNTIHNFLLKQLFKNASNTDLYIFSDSYKSVQVEKRDIFMTIITIIRYYYLNIYFSIKELKLNKNNIFYFQIFQKNSKIKNNVYFKLKNQKIFQTIQQFRQSKLSPLESIEKNTPNNKLEKNDKNNKIEKSAHRKLNNSINDSIIKPISELNKESKANDINSSFPFRSNSTCISASAENGSQCFGSILNNNINNNMKNNMIKISDNINNTPDIVEHNIKKENNLVILQNDRERALPISQSNESFNLGDKIETNKIYPEKKILTFLDKNIISNICGLPQGFSLSNILCSLYYAYLDKNKEFQNILCAERKESDKKNNSINKNIYCNPLNTNSLLIRFIDDFLFSTLNKKNIKTFKNLLLKRKIWGENINSSKTKIFKIPLIYKSDLFIYNIWDKQNKEKKKKKKKLKRLSRNIFLRNTNKLSSRKLKNSLLAAYNSNTNILKDHKNEEMCNYTNLQKLEINRGQPQQVCSKPIKRNSHPKTVGNENIKTIASTQKNKGKKRKLKLRKNKYSKLTICQIKKVIKTLCIKKVKLKEKSPEKGHKIQKHIKRLKKLKKLKIKKMEREVGETNYINAARSIRSIEWLNNSYIFDFVNNSIHSISYPWKNKNDATIRNHIHLNNIIGEKCSKISFMKFLVENRIMRNVISKQKKYISLYKNKQNVYFCYKNNFILLKTSILKFICSIKTLKHMFNTFYNPIYNTKFILHLISYMKKCLIKNKNLKFVKLFLIETAIESLQYAKVFHPNHFMFRCLKVLKKIKKRLINKYKKIKKKKLLIQYRNMFNVIKRELFNSWPCMFKLREAVEGRKKNKSKRRKIENKKN, encoded by the coding sequence ATGTTCTCTAATATGAGTGATGACATATCAATAGAAAGTAGTTActtaaaaaacatttttaaaagcacagacaaaaaaataaaattatttaaattatatttagaGAAAAAGTTAAACATTAATTCGTATTCGCTTGGGGAATTTTCTCTTAAACatgatgaaaaatttagacgaatatttttttccaatatACTAAAAGAgcatataataacaaaaaggaaaaaagaTAGATTATATATAGTCAATGAAGTagttataaataaagacttttttcaaaactatttttattttcaatattttttacaaaatgttttattatttgaagaTTTacgattaaaaaaaatagaaaataatttaaacaaagatgttttttttaaagaaaaaaaatcatcTTTAATTAACTGGAAGCAATGCTTTagtcatataaaaaaaaagttaaatgaaaaaggaGTGGacaaaaaaagtaaaatttataaaaattcagTCTTATTGTTTAATTCAACCAAATTTTCATATGAAGATCAAAATTGTTgtgattatttttatagtcTAAAAGTATgggatattttttttaactacGTTTCctttgattttttaaactaTTTGTTGTCTAACACccttatatttatatccgactttttttttattaattcaaaTGAATTACTTCCAATTCAAacttccttttttattacactAAGCCACATTGAGTTAAAATGGAAAGGCAATAAAGAAttagagaaaaaaattattttaaaaaaaaaaaaattattttataacaCAAAACagatcaaaataatttataaaagcAATTCTACacaaaatgtaaatattcagaaaaaaaatacaaatcaAACACATCTTACTAAGGAACCTGAAACAACTGAAACTACAAATTTGGTatctcaaaaaaataacagtGATATACATGCCCCAAATGAAagagataataatatgacaattttgaataattctaaaaataaaagagtTAATGAAAAAAGGGATAATGAAATAGATAATATGAGAAAATctaagaaaataaaaactttTCATAATAGtattgaaataaaagaaagcAAGTCATTAATGTGTtcagaaaaatatatagacaAACTAAAacatttgaaaaaaatatataaatatttgcttaaaaaaaaaagtaataaaacttattttaaaattcaTGATAGTCATTCATATATAAGGtatttgtatttaattCAATGCAGTGGAggaattttgaaaaatgatTGTTTAGAAGAAATGAAagaaatcataaaaaagaaaaaagaaatactTAGAAacgagaaaaaaaacaaaaatatccaaaatcatataataaaagttaTTAAGAAAGATCAAATAATAGAAATTGAAAACAACGGATTACACAAAATTGATacaaatcaaaaaatagaaataaaaaaaaaaaaactgccaaatatttatttctttcataataatgataaaaatgaaaatagacattttaataatgtTACTGATAGTTTGAATATGTGTGATTATGAAATGGGTACTGAAAAAGAGACTAAAATGTTAAacgataaaaaaaaatggaataaaataataattaacaGAAACAACATTTTACAACATAATACTacgaataaatataaaaactttttatttaataaaaatatgatttttgataaattagaaaatttgcctttatttatttatcatttattaaacTATATTTGTACATCAAATCAAAAAtacttttttcataataattttatagatGAATATAAGCAAAAAATActaaaacaaattaaatgtaatacaaaaaaaaacgacaTTTCTCATTTCGTGtataaaaaggaaaatacaaaaacaTGTAATGTAGTCAAAGAaggtaataataataaggaaaaaaatatttattttcggattaaaaaaacgaaaataCTTAAGTATATCTACTACCATTTTTctgaatttttaaataatgtcaggaatacaaaatttgaaaaaatttataataagcattttcctaaaaaaataatgaaaaacaagatagcaaaaatatttaagaCAATAAAATcgattataataaaaaaatttcatattattaatgtaagaaaaaatagaaaatttatcaaacaaaaaatatatgattatttttttaaaaattgtgaTTTTCTTAGTTTTTCCTTTAAAACTTATAAAGTTATTGATTTTATTGTGCATGTTACAAAAAAGTGTGTGCCTGTTAAACTGTTAGGTAGTAGATAtaatttcaaaatttttttaaataatgtcaaaaaatttatattattgaaTTATAAAGAAAGTTTTTCTATGGATCAAATAATGAAACATGTAAAGgttaaaaacatttttaaaaaacagaaaaataatatagaaaaaaggaaaaatgcagacaaaaataaaaaaaatataccagataaatcaaatattattacacCACTGAGCAACATTTTAATGGAACCATTTCAAAAAGATATTTCAAAATGCTCTagttataatttatatgaacataaaaaaacaaatgatGATAAACAAAATCGATTTATGAACTATtcatcaaaaaatatatctttgtttcaagaattaaaaagaaaatactttgataaaaaaaaaaaaataattttagcCATTCAAAAAAGACATTTTTTGAGTAgacttatatattttatttttaattatttcattatgcCATTAATgagaaattttttttttttgacaAAGTCAGAGCATACTATTTATAGAACTATTATTTTCGATAGAAAACTATGGAACTACTTTACAAaaatttcaaatttttgtttatatcaTCAAAACTttcgaaataaaaaaattaaaaaaataaaagaaaccAAACCAAAGCAAGTTCATCAATTATTGAAAAAGCAGGGCATAGAACAACATCTCAATCGATTTAagcttttaaaaaaaaaaaaaaatatatcattcaAAGGAAACAATAGCAttcattttgttaaatCTATAGGAAATAAAGAAACAGGAAAAGATAAACACACCAAAGATACACTTtttaaagataaaataataaaaaaaggaagCACCATAATGTGTAAAGAAGTTGGAAAggtaaaaaaagaaaaaaaggaaagaATGCCtgaatgtaaaaaaataaataatttatacaaaataaaagttcttaacaaaaaaaatgttagaccttatttaaaaaagtttTACTACAaaattcgaaaaaaatatttttccttaaaaaaatactatattaaaactaataaaaatatgattcCTACTATGTTGAGAAAGTATAAAGAGTATATCAATTATAcgaatgataaaaaattccttcttatatatatgggaaaacgttttttcaaaaaaaaaaaagttaattatattaaactTTTCTATAAACTGGTAATCAAAATTGAGaagaaaattaataaaatgcaATGCAAAAACTCGGTAAAAAGGAAACGAAAAATAAGTGAAATTGAACATATGGAAATCAAATCGAAAAAACGGTCAGTATCATGTATTGTTTCCAACCCTGATCAGGTCCATAACCAAAAGAAGCGAGGGGGAAGAGAACtgaatacaaaaataataggaAAAAGGAAACGGTCtgacaataataataacaacaATAATGGtaacaataataacaataataatgggGAAAAGAATGTGCCTCAAAATGCTGTTTTTTCagataacaaaataaatatgaaaaaaatatatatgcacaaaataaagaatatgaTCGAAAAACGTAATTTTTTACTAAAGCTTAAttgtattaataattttttttcaaaaaaattacgaATTAATTGGATacctaaaaaaaaaggattAAGACCTTTGATAAATTTATCAACATTGAACATTCCTGAAAGTGTAAAAGCCAGAGTCAcagaaatattaaaaaacaaaaaaagcagtgaattttattatcataatatattagaaaATTTAGAAAGAAAAAGGGAAAAGAATAACCCTcttcgaaaaaaaaaatataatcgaaaaaattataatccAGTCtctttaaataatatttgtaaattttcTCTTAAATGTTTAGGAAATGCTAGAAGCAATAATAgttgtttatttaaaaatactttgacaaaaacaaatgaaatTGAATTAAAGCTAAAAAACTGGTTagaagatataaaaaattgtttttatcgtaaaaaaatttatagaaaatatataaaaaataaattacggaataacaaaataatttatgcatatatatgtgttgGTGATTTTTCAAATTGCTATGAGCACATaaatcataattatttatttaaatttttgaaacttttttttgatgaagtatcaaattttgaatttgtatatttatttaaaagatCATTTcgtttatataataaaactatCAACAATTCACTCCTGTCTTATTATCCAGTAAATGTTAAACATTTTGGTATGCATTATATTAGAAATCTTAGAGAAGTTATaattaaatcaaataaaaatacaatacataattttttattaaagcaattatttaaaaatgctTCGAACACagatttgtatattttctcAGATTCTTATAAAAGTGTTCAAGTTGAAAAAAgagatatttttatgacaATAATAACGATTATTAGATATTACTAccttaatatatattttagcATAAAAGagttaaaattaaataaaaataatattttttattttcaaatatttcaaaaaaatagcaaaataaaaaataatgtttattttaaattaaaaaaccaaaaaatatttcaaacaATTCAGCAATTTCGCCAAAGCAAACTTTCGCCTCTTGAAtcaattgaaaaaaatacccCAAATAATAagttagaaaaaaatgataaaaataacaaaattgaaaaatcgGCACATAggaaattaaataattcgATAAACGATTCTATTATTAAACCTATTTCagaattaaataaagagTCCAAAgcaaatgatataaatagttCTTTCCCATTTAGAAGTAATAGTACATGTATTTCTGCAAGTGCCGAAAATGGAAGTCAATGTTTTGGGAGTATActaaataacaatataaataataatatgaaaaataacatGATTAAAATTAGTGACAATATTAACAATACTCCAGATATTGTAGAgcataatattaaaaaagaaaataatttagttattttacaaaatgaTAGAGAAAGAGCATTACCTATTTCTCAGTCTAACGaatcatttaatttaggtgataaaatagaaacaaataaaatatatcccGAAAAAAAgattttaacatttttagataaaaacattattaGTAATATATGCGGACTACCACAAGGATTTAGTTTGtctaatattttatgttctctttattatgcatatttagataaaaataaagaatttcaaaatattttatgtgcagaaagaaaagaaagtgacaaaaaaaataattcgataaataaaaatatatattgtaacCCTTTAAATACCAATTCATTATTGATCAGATTTATAGacgattttttatttagtacacttaataaaaaaaatattaaaacatttaaaaatttattattaaaaagaaaaatttggggagaaaatattaattcgTCGAAaactaaaatatttaaaatacctcttatttataaaagtgatttatttatttacaacATCTGggataaacaaaataaagaaaaaaaaaaaaaaaaaaaaaaattgaaaagaTTGTCTCGAAATATCTTTCTTAGAAATACTAACAAATTATCATCAAGAAAGTTGAAAAACTCTTTATTAGCTGCATATAACTCGAAtactaatattttaaaagatcacaaaaatgaagaaatgtgtaattatacaaatttacaaaaattgGAGATAAACAGGGGCCAACCACAACAAGTTTGTAGTAAACctataaaaagaaattcaCATCCAAAAACAGTaggaaatgaaaatattaagaCAATTGCGAgcacacaaaaaaataaggggaaaaaaagaaaattaaaattgagaaagaataaatattcaaaattaacaatatgtcaaattaaaaaggtAATAAAAACACTATGCATAAAAAAGGTCAAATTAAAAGAGAAATCGCCTGAAAAAGGTcataaaattcaaaaacatattaaaagattaaaaaaattaaaaaaactgaaaataaaaaaaatggaaagaGAGGTAGGggaaacaaattatataaatgcaGCTCGATCTATCAGATCTATTGAATGGCtaaataattcatatattttcgattttgtaaataattcaaTCCATAGTATATCATATCcttggaaaaataaaaatgatgcAACAATTAGGAATCatatacatttaaataatataataggAGAAAAGTGCAGTAAAATAAGCTTTATGAAATTTTTAGTGGAAAATAGAATAATGAGAAATGTTATatcaaaacaaaaaaaatatatatcattatataaaaataaacaaaatgtatatttttgttataaaaataatttcatattattaaaaacatctatattaaaatttatttgttctATTAAAACATTGAAGCATATgtttaatacattttataatCCGATTTAcaatacaaaatttattttacatttaatttcatatatgaaaaaatgtttaataaaaaataaaaatcttaaatttgttaaattgtttttaattgAAACAGCTATTGAATCATTACAATATGCTAAGGTGTTTCACCCAAATCATTTTATGTTTCGATGTCTAAAAgttcttaaaaaaattaaaaaaagattaataaataaatataaaaaaattaaaaaaaaaaaattactaaTTCAATATAGAAATATGTTTAATGTTATTAAAAGGGAGTTATTTAATTCCTGGCCATGTATGTTTAAATTAAGGGAGGCTGTCGAAGggcgaaaaaaaaacaagtCCAAAAGGAggaaaatagaaaataaaaaaaattaa
- a CDS encoding MACRO domain-containing protein, putative has protein sequence MTIVKNMPKIFALNKRNFGSSYLNKKLKTIHDRALKSHVDYLRSLDILEGKNRSMIKEIYPNKKSEINDLFFERRNEQVNDEINLLDVDLGKNKYQHEMGNIILDQFGIIKVIHNDILEEEADCMLIPMVSNFIPLSGFGAYILQKGGRELVKEIFISIKSLIKKRIDILNEHKENYINRQSDINNEKYFKELIENSKKLQTGDLILTKSNNVSDKVKLLAFLIMPYFWQGNCYISAQKLRYAFSNSLKQLNELCISSIILPDISSGIYGYSPKNSSSILIEESIESLLQINTILPIYNINSISFVDKDLNTCKIFSEAIEDVSRNYLPHKKVMPAPKYWNVANRKLLEIPSNVIYFCRKQNKISFKKYHGIIRRKYQNYYSNIRPFKWRASRVIEPNPFLLYKQSGEPSSYQYNPKPYYYKGISHTLYNINKKGLLNIRVGKGGKLQALKKVSNISLETKPRL, from the coding sequence ATGACgatagtaaaaaatatgccgAAGATATTTGCCCTTAATAAACGAAACTTTGGAAGTTCGTacttaaataaaaaattaaaaacaatacATGATAGGGCTTTAAAATCACATGTTGATTATTTGAGATCATTGGATATATTAGAAGGGAAAAATCGAAGTATGATAAAAGAAATTTATCCAAacaaaaaaagtgaaataaatgatttattttttgaaagaAGAAATGAACAAGTAAATGATGagataaatttattagaTGTAGATttaggaaaaaataaatatcaacATGAAATGGGAAATATCATACTAGATCAATTTGGAATCATAAAAGTAATtcataatgatatattagaAGAAGAAGCAGATTGTATGCTAATACCAATGGTTTCGAATTTTATTCCATTAAGTGGATTTGgagcatatatattacaaaaagGGGGTAGAGAATTAGTAAAagaaatttttatatcaataaaaagtttaataaaaaaaagaatagatatattaaatgaacataaagaaaattatattaatagaCAATCagatattaataatgaaaaatattttaaagaattaatcgaaaattcgaaaaaattacaaacaggtgatttaatattaacaaaatcaaataatgTTAGTGATAAAGTTAAATTATTagcttttttaattatgcCATATTTTTGGCAAGGTAATTGCTATATATCTGCTCAAAAATTAAGATATGCCTTTTCAAATTCACTAAAAcaattaaatgaattatGTATATCTTCAATTATATTACCAGATATATCATCAGGTATATATGGATATTCTCCAAAAAATTCGAGCAGTATACTTATTGAAGAATCAATTGAATCAttattacaaataaatactatattaccaatttataatattaattctATATCTTTTGTTGATAAAGACTTAAATActtgtaaaatatttagtGAAGCAATTGAAGATGTGTCAAGAAATTATTTACCACATAAAAAAGTTATGCCTGCTCCAAAATACTGGAATGTAGCAAATAGAAAATTGCTGGAAATACCATCAAATGTTATCTATTTTTGtagaaaacaaaataaaatatcattcaaaaaatatcatgGAATTattagaagaaaatatcaaaattattatagtAATATAAGACCATTCAAATGGAGAGCTTCAAGAGTTATTGAGCCTAATccatttcttttatataaacaatcTGGGGAACCGAGTTCTTATCAATATAATCCCAAACCATATTACTACAAAGGTATATCACATACactttataatattaataaaaaagggtTGTTGAATATTAGAGTGGGAAAAGGTGGAAAACTCCAAGCTCTTAAAAAGGTTTCAAACATATCGTTAGAGACAAAACCAagattataa